A section of the Pseudophryne corroboree isolate aPseCor3 chromosome 11, aPseCor3.hap2, whole genome shotgun sequence genome encodes:
- the LOC134970255 gene encoding protein kinase C delta type-like: MSLNKRKRPNNNGSATKELAAASKRKKEEDECEVKDDVFKTVTSGDIQVREENRSSEKASKTPQNKRKRESSDESPTMRKVRKTSSGKTEAMLKRVATKRSSDRTEDSGPCKKKKEEEHHDSPGEGPSVPIIPQASGRRGIKRTRISEETGHKKKRSAGASGISVASTPETSAASHHLASLTFHRMLGEGAFGKVFLASHSISKQRLAVKVIEKRTAVNSIKKYFMCVEKEVMKITGESALFPHTYAAFHTPGHVFFVMEFLSGGDLCQLIQSRGPFDVPTIRFFAAEILCGLQFLHTRGIVHRDIKTENILLDAAGHVKIADFGLSVMNVHGDKKISGQAGTLCYMAPEIICKFPYNFMVDLFSFGVVLFEMATGIYPFHAGDDATKVALSIMRDAPCYPSNLHPEIRDLLERLLCKHPEERLNRCSNITCHPFFKSINWEKLEAGRITPPFTMYPTPVTMAEAIPVDDLLSPTESAISAEDESLLTGFSFTSDMWTTMNCVRQTTSRCIIL; the protein is encoded by the coding sequence ATGAGTCTAAATAAAAGAAAACGACCAAATAACAACGGGTCTGCTACAAAGGAGCTAGCGGCTGCTAGcaagaggaagaaggaggaggatgaATGTGAGGTGAAAGACGATGTTTTCAAAACCGTAACATCAGGAGACATTCAGGTGCGCGAGGAGAACCGGTCATCTGAGAAAGCATCAAAGACTCctcaaaataagagaaaaagagagtCATCAGATGAGTCCCCAACTATGAGGAAGGTGAGAAAGACCAGCAGCGGCAAAACTGAGGCCATGCTTAAGAGAGTGGCCACTAAAAGATCCTCAGACAGGACAGAGGACAGTGGACCGtgtaagaaaaagaaagaggaggaACATCATGACAGTCCAGGCGAGGGACCCAGCGTGCCCATCATACCCCAGGCATCTGGACGGAGGGGCATAAAGAGAACTCGTATAAGTGAGGAAACTGGCCACAAAAAGAAGAGATCAGCAGGTGCAAGTGGGATATCCGTAGCCAGTACCCCAGAGACATCAGCTGCGTCTCACCATCTGGCCAGTTTGACCTTCCACAGAATGCTTGGAGAAGGCGCCTTCGGGAAGGTGTTCCTAGCGTCCCATTCCATCAGCAAACAGCGTCTGGCCGTGAAAGTCATAGAAAAGAGGACAGCAGTGAACAGCATTAAGAAATACTTTATGTGTGTAGAGAAAGAGGTGATGAAAATAACTGGGGAGAGTGCACTCTTTCCGCACACATATGCTGCCTTCCACACACCGGGCCATGTATTCTTTGTAATGGAGTTCCTGAGTGGTGGAGACCTCTGCCAATTAATACAGAGCAGAGGCCCATTTGATGTTCCTACCATCAGATTTTTTGCAGCAGAAATACTCTGTGGGCTGCAGTTCCTGCACACAAGAGGCATTGTCCACAGGGACATTAAGACAGAAAATATACTTTTGGATGCAGCTGGCCATGTGAAAATCGCAGATTTTGGCCTCTCTGTGATGAATGTTCATGGCGATAAGAAAATCTCAGGACAAGCTGGGACTCTGTGTTACATGGCTCCAGAGATTATCTGTAAATTTCCATATAACTTCATGGTAGACCTATTTTCATTTGGGGTAGTATTATTTGAAATGGCTACTGGAATATACCCCTTTCATGCTGGCGATGATGCCACCAAGGTTGCGCTGTCTATCATGCGTGATGCTCCATGCTATCCGAGCAATCTCCATCCAGAGATTAGGGACCTCCTTGAAAGACTCTTATGCAAACACCCAGAGGAGAGACTGAATCGCTGTAGTAACATCACATGTCATCCATTCTTCAAGTCCATAAACTGGGAGAAACTAGAGGCCGGCAGGATAACTCCCCCATTTACAATGTATCCTACTCCAGTGACAATGGCTGAAGCTATACCGGTGGATGACCTGCTCTCACctacagaatctgcaatatctgcagaGGATGAGAGCCTGTTAACAGGATTCTCCTTTACCAGTGACATGTGGACAACAATGAACTGCGTAAGACAAACTACCAGCCGCTGCATCATCCTCTAG